The Glycine soja cultivar W05 chromosome 9, ASM419377v2, whole genome shotgun sequence sequence tttttcctatacTTACGATGTTCGCTTAATCAAATTAAAGGAGAAAATATCAACTTACTACCGAGGAAGAAATTGGCTTATAGACATTTGATTGTTCGAGAATGGTGTAGAAgtgttgattgattgattggaaCTTGATTCATTCGCAACTGgattttcatgcattctacCATGCAAGAAAAATGCAGGCTCTTGTGGTGTTGGCAATTCAATAGGGTGACTAGTCAGATATGAAGCAACTGTCACCATTGTAGGTCTAGCATCAGGGTCTTGTTGAACACATAATAAACCAATCTGAATGCACTTGATGACCTCAATTTCAGAATAATTTTCAGTAATATCTGGGTCCAATGTGTTCAAAGGTGTGTGATCACTCCATTGTTTCCAAACCTATATATAACAATGTCAAATAAATATCTGAAGCATTGCAATCCTTAGTGTTTGAGTCtatatatgaatataattaaaatagataTATGGCATACAAACGTCGGGAAAAATGATTGACTGGAAGATTAATTGTACTCACATAGCTTAAGAGGCCATTAGTAATACGGTGTGATTCATAAGAACTGAAATTCTTTTTTCCACTTATAATCTCTAAAACCATGACACCAAAACTGAAAACATCTGACTTCTCAGAAAATTGTCCGAACATTGCATATTCTGGAGACATATAACcactaatataaaataaattagaaaaaaagtcATATTATCTAAAACAAACcatttaaaagaagaagaaaggaaaggatAATGATGGACATTTCAATCTTACTATGTTCCAACAATTACACTTGTATTTCCTTTGTCTTGATTTATTTCAACAATTCTGGCGAGACCAAAATCtgaaatttttggaatcatacatTCATCTAATAGAACATTACTGGGTTTGAGATCACGATGTATAACTTTTAGTCGAGAATGTTCATGTAAATAAAGAATTCCTTGAGCAATTCCTCCTATAATATTATAGCGTTCAGACCAGCTTAACTTTTGCGGTTGAGAATCTGCAAAATTGTTTGAGATAGTAAGAATCAAGCATGCATGCTTTACAATCAGTGtattaaatcaattataaatggTCATAGAAAAACATCATTCACAATGCATGGATCTAAACATTGACTGTAAGGAGCTTAAGGTCAAGAGAGTTTCTAACCAAATAGAAAGTAATCAAGGCTCTTGTTTGGCACATATtcataaataagtattttttcttcttcctcaaagCAAAAACCAATTAGAGTCACTAGATTTCGGTGTTGAAGTTTGGCTATTAATAAAACTTCATTCTTGAACTCATTTGATCCTTGCTTTGAACTTTTTGATAATCTCTTTACGGCTATTTGTGAACCATCAAGAAGAATACCCTGAAATATATAAGCTattatttatgtgaaaataaagaaaataataaaaaatattaaaatgtattcACCTTATAAACTTCTCCAAATCCACCTTTGCCTATTTTATTCTGGTCTGAGAATTTATTAGTTGCTGCTATAATGGTAGCCAAATCAAATTGCAACGACTCTAAAGTAGCAATTCCACGACCAACTAGATGAAACATGATCGAAAGGTTAAAAttcctcaaaataaaaattaattgaaaggttaaaaataaatattaaacttaatttttgcCTGAAGCTAACAAGGTATGGATTCAAATACAAATTGTTTTACAATACGTACAATTATCTTCGAGAATAGCTGCACGCCTCTTTCTTGCTTTTTTATGTAGAAAATAGTAAGCTGCAAAGAATAACGTCACAGAAATACTTGCCAACACAACAATCAAGATAATTATTCGCGACTTGCCTTTTCTTCTTTCTGCTCAAAACAATCAACACATATTGGAAATACTATCAGTGAAAAACATCACGACAGGTCATGATACGTTGATAACAACAGCACAAATTACTAACGTTCTCCATATTAATTAGTCATAAACATTggtaattttgttttgtaacgATAGTAAAGATCAAACACAGGAATGAATTTAAGAGACAACAAAGTGAGGatatatagaagaaaaatatcaaagtgATAAATGGGATagtaatgtaacaaaaaaatgtaaagaaataGATATAGATGAGTGTAAGGTGATTATCAAAGACCcataaagagaaaagagaaaacaagtTAATGTGCATCAAATGGAGAGTAGTAGTCAGTATAAATGATTAATACCAAAGAACATCTATTAGTGTATCTTAATGTTAGGAATATCCTCTTTCAAACATATGTTCTTTAACGAGCTTTCTTAAAAACATTTGAgttattcattaaaatttattaagttataaattttactAACTTACTCCTCATTTAGTGTACTAGTCTTTctcctaaattttaatttttaataaattttaacaatagTAGAACGTGTATTAAAAAGGGTGTGTTAGCActccaaaaatatattattacatgAGTTGGAAAGTACCTGGTGATGATGGCGTCCCAGATTTGTCATTGTCTTTGTAGAATTGGAACAATTCAAACCTGATATTGCAGCTAGGATACAAAACTCTTCCCCCTATACTTCCCAAACGAGACCATGGAATTGATGTTCCAAGCACAATTCCCAGACAACCCTTGCAATCTTCAATAGACAAATCTTGTGTGCACTGAGCAAGAGCATAAAGGGTTTGCAAATCATTCAATTTTGTCGTCCTTTTTCCGTATTTCTCATCACTGTCCCCTGCCTGGATCGCCGCTTGATCTAACGTCTTCGCTAACTTCATCGTAAAGAAATTTTGTTCATCATCCTTGTTGGTGGTGTTTAACTCAGAAAACACAGGACCTGTTTCCACTTCATTGAAAAAATTTCTATAGGAATAGCGAAGCATGCACTGGCTGTACCAAATTATAGCCTCATGGA is a genomic window containing:
- the LOC114368611 gene encoding cysteine-rich receptor-like protein kinase 4 isoform X1, with amino-acid sequence MVELPKSNTIMPSSKTLLLITNLTLLSFATTEAQNDPFYLYKDCSSDKTSPNTSFQFNLKNLLSSLSSNATGNTPFYNATINGENPSDSIYGLFMCRADVSSHLCQLCVRNATQQLSSECSLSKQAVIWYEECMVWYSTSFIFSSVATTPSNPMKNSGNVSNPESFMRLVFLTLNQTADEASSQSSIGNNKFATKEAKNVLGISQTQTLYCLAQCTPNLSPHDCRTCLDDAIRQIQGCCEGRIGGRVLFPSCNVRYEMYPFYNVPSATPIPKLIPQTKTSHADSNLSEFPIYLSHNCTNKTFNANNSAFQTHLTKLLFNLASNATTGNKFYKADVANTVFGLFLCRDQEDLPSGLCGECVKNATHEISSKCDSFHEAIIWYSQCMLRYSYRNFFNEVETGPVFSELNTTNKDDEQNFFTMKLAKTLDQAAIQAGDSDEKYGKRTTKLNDLQTLYALAQCTQDLSIEDCKGCLGIVLGTSIPWSRLGSIGGRVLYPSCNIRFELFQFYKDNDKSGTPSSPERRKGKSRIIILIVVLASISVTLFFAAYYFLHKKARKRRAAILEDNFGRGIATLESLQFDLATIIAATNKFSDQNKIGKGGFGEVYKGILLDGSQIAVKRLSKSSKQGSNEFKNEVLLIAKLQHRNLVTLIGFCFEEEEKILIYEYVPNKSLDYFLFDSQPQKLSWSERYNIIGGIAQGILYLHEHSRLKVIHRDLKPSNVLLDECMIPKISDFGLARIVEINQDKGNTSVIVGTYGYMSPEYAMFGQFSEKSDVFSFGVMVLEIISGKKNFSSYESHRITNGLLSYVWKQWSDHTPLNTLDPDITENYSEIEVIKCIQIGLLCVQQDPDARPTMVTVASYLTSHPIELPTPQEPAFFLHGRMHENPVANESSSNQSINTSTPFSNNQMSISQFLPRLNAALLNCRFLNIRREKRFFACVLTKGVTADVISRWIVQTF
- the LOC114368611 gene encoding cysteine-rich receptor-like protein kinase 4 isoform X3, whose translation is MVELPKSNTIMPSSKTLLLITNLTLLSFATTEAQNDPFYLYKDCSSDKTSPNTSFQFNLKNLLSSLSSNATGNTPFYNATINGENPSDSIYGLFMCRADVSSHLCQLCVRNATQQLSSECSLSKQAVIWYEECMVWYSTSFIFSSVATTPSNPMKNSGNVSNPESFMRLVFLTLNQTADEASSQSSIGNNKFATKEAKNVLGISQTQTLYCLAQCTPNLSPHDCRTCLDDAIRQIQGCCEGRIGGRVLFPSCNVRYEMYPFYNVPSATPIPKLIPQTKTSHADSNLSEFPIYLSHNCTNKTFNANNSAFQTHLTKLLFNLASNATTGNKFYKADVANTVFGLFLCRDQEDLPSGLCGECVKNATHEISSKCDSFHEAIIWYSQCMLRYSYRNFFNEVETGPVFSELNTTNKDDEQNFFTMKLAKTLDQAAIQAGDSDEKYGKRTTKLNDLQTLYALAQCTQDLSIEDCKGCLGIVLGTSIPWSRLGSIGGRVLYPSCNIRFELFQFYKDNDKSGTPSSPERRKGKSRIIILIVVLASISVTLFFAAYYFLHKKARKRRAAILEDNFGRGIATLESLQFDLATIIAATNKFSDQNKIGKGGFGEVYKGILLDGSQIAVKRLSKSSKQGSNEFKNEVLLIAKLQHRNLVTLIGFCFEEEEKILIYEYVPNKSLDYFLFDSQPQKLSWSERYNIIGGIAQGILYLHEHSRLKVIHRDLKPSNVLLDECMIPKISDFGLARIVEINQDKGNTSVIVGTYGYMSPEYAMFGQFSEKSDVFSFGVMVLEIISGKKNFSSYESHRITNGLLSYVWKQWSDHTPLNTLDPDITENYSEIEVIKCIQIGLLCVQQDPDARPTMVTVASYLTSHPIELPTPQEPAFFLHGRMHENPVANESSSNQSINTSTPFSNNQMSISQFLPR
- the LOC114368611 gene encoding cysteine-rich receptor-like protein kinase 4 isoform X2, translated to MVELPKSNTIMPSSKTLLLITNLTLLSFATTEAQNDPFYLYKDCSSDKTSPNTSFQFNLKNLLSSLSSNATGNTPFYNATINGENPSDSIYGLFMCRADVSSHLCQLCVRNATQQLSSECSLSKQAVIWYEECMVWYSTSFIFSSVATTPSNPMKNSGNVSNPESFMRLVFLTLNQTADEASSQSSIGNNKFATKEAKNVLGISQTQTLYCLAQCTPNLSPHDCRTCLDDAIRQIQGCCEGRIGGRVLFPSCNVRYEMYPFYNVPSATPIPKLIPQTKTSHADSNLSEFPIYLSHNCTNKTFNANNSAFQTHLTKLLFNLASNATTGNKFYKADVANTVFGLFLCRDQEDLPSGLCGECVKNATHEISSKCDSFHEAIIWYSQCMLRYSYRNFFNEVETGPVFSELNTTNKDDEQNFFTMKLAKTLDQAAIQAGDSDEKYGKRTTKLNDLQTLYALAQCTQDLSIEDCKGCLGIVLGTSIPWSRLGSIGGRVLYPSCNIRFELFQFYKDNDKSGTPSSPERRKGKSRIIILIVVLASISVTLFFAAYYFLHKKARKRRAAILEDNFGRGIATLESLQFDLATIIAATNKFSDQNKIGKGGFGEVYKGILLDGSQIAVKRLSKSSKQGSNEFKNEVLLIAKLQHRNLVTLIGFCFEEEEKILIYEYVPNKSLDYFLFDSQPQKLSWSERYNIIGGIAQGILYLHEHSRLKVIHRDLKPSNVLLDECMIPKISDFGLARIVEINQDKGNTSVIVGTYGYMSPEYAMFGQFSEKSDVFSFGVMVLEIISGKKNFSSYESHRITNGLLSYVWKQWSDHTPLNTLDPDITENYSEIEVIKCIQIGLLCVQQDPDARPTMVTVASYLTSHPIELPTPQEPAFFLHGRMHENPVANESSSNQSINTSTPFSNNQMSISQFLPRFLNIRREKRFFACVLTKGVTADVISRWIVQTF